The Candidatus Dormiibacterota bacterium genome segment GTCGCCGGCGTGCGCACTCCGCCCGGGTGCCGACCGCCAACTCGGTCGCCGAGCGGATCGTGCGGACGATTCGGACCGAATGTCTTGATCACCTGATCGTGATCGACGAGCGTCACCTGCGCGCGGTATTGGCCGAGTTCGCCGATTACTACAATCGCGACCGGCCGCACCGCAGCCTGTCGCTCGCAGGAACTCTGGGTCGCAGCAAGCCCGACCGTTGTCCACCGAATCTATCCGGGACCAGGTCCGACGC includes the following:
- a CDS encoding integrase core domain-containing protein: MPTANSVAERIVRTIRTECLDHLIVIDERHLRAVLAEFADYYNRDRPHRSLSLAGTLGRSKPDRCPPNLSGTRSDARDRGIQITAG